A single region of the Aeromonas hydrophila subsp. hydrophila ATCC 7966 genome encodes:
- a CDS encoding aminotransferase-like domain-containing protein — protein sequence MTIWTPDLTPFAGPLYLKLVKAIEQAIQDGSLPPETRLPTHRALADKLGVTVGTVTRAYGEAERRGLLAARVGHGTWVKGDHEDPANAWVIRKEEGHRIELWQNLPVQLDRAAIIRPMLAEVADGDLNALLGYDKEAGQPSQRQLFIDWLAEQGVAGSEEYLLFSHGAQHGIMLSLLATGCVGETLFCEGLSYPGMLGNARQLKNQVVGLAMDAEGLLPDALEAACRTRRAKLLYLTPTLQNPTTATMSLARREAIVAIARRHDLLIIEDDVNGLLPQQPVTPLVNLAPERVIYLGSLAKIACGGLRVGFVLTPPALRGAFAQAMRLSSWMVSPLLIELACKLVSQRQIMPLVEQQRQILARRGELLRHLLPGACWQAGSMHAWLPLPEPWRSQEFAEAANALDVGVASGEHFAAGQFAAPQGVRLSLSQPATDARVAEGLERLAGLLRAAPPTNTLL from the coding sequence ATGACAATTTGGACCCCGGACCTCACCCCCTTCGCCGGCCCCCTCTACCTCAAGCTGGTGAAGGCCATCGAGCAGGCCATTCAGGACGGCTCCCTGCCGCCCGAGACCCGGCTGCCCACCCACAGGGCGCTGGCGGACAAGCTGGGGGTCACCGTCGGCACCGTCACCCGCGCCTATGGCGAGGCGGAGCGGCGCGGGCTGCTGGCCGCCCGGGTGGGGCACGGCACCTGGGTCAAGGGGGATCATGAGGATCCGGCCAACGCCTGGGTGATCCGCAAGGAGGAGGGACACCGCATCGAGTTGTGGCAGAACCTGCCGGTGCAGCTGGATCGGGCCGCCATCATCCGCCCCATGCTGGCGGAAGTGGCGGACGGGGATCTCAACGCCCTGCTCGGTTATGACAAGGAGGCGGGCCAGCCGAGCCAGCGCCAGCTGTTCATCGACTGGCTTGCCGAGCAGGGAGTGGCGGGCAGTGAGGAGTATCTGCTGTTCAGCCACGGCGCCCAGCACGGCATCATGCTCTCCCTGCTGGCCACCGGCTGCGTGGGGGAGACCCTGTTCTGCGAAGGGCTCAGCTATCCCGGCATGCTGGGCAACGCCCGTCAGCTGAAGAACCAGGTGGTGGGGCTGGCGATGGACGCAGAGGGGCTGCTGCCCGACGCGCTGGAGGCGGCCTGTCGCACCCGTCGGGCCAAGCTGCTCTACCTCACCCCCACCCTGCAAAATCCCACCACCGCCACCATGAGCCTGGCGCGGCGCGAGGCCATCGTCGCCATCGCCCGTCGCCACGACCTGCTGATCATCGAGGACGACGTCAACGGCCTGCTGCCCCAGCAACCGGTGACACCGCTGGTCAATCTGGCGCCGGAGCGGGTCATCTATCTGGGCAGCCTGGCCAAGATCGCCTGCGGCGGCCTGCGGGTCGGCTTCGTGCTGACCCCGCCGGCCCTGCGCGGCGCCTTCGCCCAGGCGATGCGACTGTCGAGCTGGATGGTGAGCCCGCTGCTCATCGAGCTGGCCTGCAAGCTGGTGAGCCAGCGCCAGATCATGCCTCTTGTAGAGCAGCAGCGGCAGATCCTGGCACGTCGCGGCGAGCTGCTGCGCCACCTGCTGCCGGGGGCCTGCTGGCAGGCGGGCTCCATGCACGCCTGGCTGCCGCTGCCGGAACCCTGGCGCAGCCAGGAGTTTGCCGAGGCCGCCAACGCCCTTGACGTCGGCGTGGCGAGCGGGGAACACTTCGCCGCCGGCCAGTTCGCCGCCCCGCAGGGTGTGCGGCTGAGCCTGAGCCAGCCGGCCACCGACGCCCGCGTCGCCGAGGGGCTGGAGCGGCTCGCCGGCCTGCTGCGCGCCGCGCCGCCCACCAATACCCTGCTATAG
- a CDS encoding DUF3142 domain-containing protein, which produces MGQAAQILLVMLALLGAETSAAVEASHYRQFWLWAGVRPQPVLQQAERLYLHQGEIGPLDARQPVRFQGQGIAPSKLPVKELWLAYRVERLDWDEALLKNLTNQLAAWQRKGNGVRGVQIDFDARTHRLADYGDFLRQLRRQLPADCAISITGLLDWTRTGDVTTLNALAGVVDELVVQTYRGRRTEPGYARYLQALTRLTLPFKVGLVQGGEWDPTWESRLADSAAYRGAVVFLINPPGA; this is translated from the coding sequence GTGGGCCAAGCAGCTCAAATATTACTGGTGATGCTGGCGCTGCTGGGCGCCGAGACCAGCGCCGCCGTCGAGGCGAGCCACTACCGCCAGTTCTGGCTGTGGGCCGGGGTCAGGCCCCAGCCGGTGCTGCAACAGGCCGAGCGGCTCTATCTGCATCAGGGGGAGATAGGCCCGCTCGATGCGCGCCAGCCCGTGCGCTTTCAGGGGCAGGGCATAGCGCCGAGCAAGCTGCCGGTAAAGGAGCTCTGGCTCGCCTACCGGGTAGAGCGGCTCGACTGGGATGAGGCCCTGCTCAAGAACCTGACCAACCAGCTGGCGGCCTGGCAGCGCAAGGGCAATGGGGTGCGCGGCGTCCAGATCGATTTTGATGCCCGCACCCACCGGCTGGCGGACTATGGCGACTTCCTGCGCCAGCTCCGTCGCCAGCTGCCCGCCGACTGCGCCATCAGCATCACCGGCCTGCTGGACTGGACCCGCACCGGCGATGTGACGACCCTCAACGCCCTTGCCGGCGTGGTCGACGAGCTGGTGGTACAGACCTATCGCGGCCGCCGCACCGAGCCGGGCTACGCCCGCTACTTGCAGGCGCTGACGCGGCTGACCCTGCCTTTCAAGGTAGGGCTGGTGCAGGGAGGCGAGTGGGATCCAACGTGGGAGAGCAGACTGGCCGATTCGGCTGCCTATCGCGGTGCGGTGGTGTTTCTCATCAACCCGCCAGGTGCCTAA
- a CDS encoding response regulator yields MQILLIEDDAMLSTALSRGLNEQGITPAQLTHCKELATLPTLLRQQSFDVVICRQYHHQAREGVRLLQEAHYLGLLEPGCVLLLLDEDHDQLQFPPSDLYFPLLLPMPFTADQLTASLRELVQLTGLTRTLPAPMKLREWQVSCALCEDLLYQQQKYRELGPLLDRIKGYMLLQQQDHFHAAQHYAVCTTEHDAWWPRKGLIHALLGLNKLESARKDLARNRERLPAPLQLELALACLLHERQWEGAWDVLTLLLQKQAWQPEWRQAAILLALLLKDEGKALEQANALSLRFFGDHKFRVSIDNFILNASLAVLWHYPSAARISALQQEYRYLSQAVTLRAHEEALLKALMLSLDYRFDEALVLLAKHPPESARDHHLNQLLGFAVSQFCGLPHHAQRYLSQLSQYQARVAPAPLVQQLFKQVIGDFMKQLERRELRLTYLRQERQRASAAGQHQLAVQYALTLQEEFPALPGDAWQLLELLQLCWPAGMAAPRVALLVDRLERRLNHSASFMEHHAEEYHKTLLQIRSHLNPRLPTTPPN; encoded by the coding sequence ATGCAGATCCTCCTGATCGAAGATGATGCCATGCTCAGCACGGCCCTCTCCCGAGGACTGAATGAGCAGGGGATCACCCCGGCCCAGCTGACCCACTGCAAGGAGCTGGCGACCCTGCCTACCCTGCTGCGCCAGCAGTCGTTCGATGTGGTCATCTGCCGCCAGTACCACCATCAGGCCCGTGAGGGGGTGCGCTTGCTGCAGGAGGCCCACTATCTGGGTCTGCTCGAACCGGGCTGCGTGCTGCTGCTGCTGGACGAGGATCACGATCAGCTGCAGTTTCCCCCTTCCGACCTCTACTTTCCGTTGCTGCTGCCCATGCCGTTCACCGCCGATCAGCTCACCGCCAGTCTGCGCGAACTGGTGCAGCTGACCGGGCTGACCCGCACCCTGCCCGCCCCGATGAAGCTCAGGGAGTGGCAGGTCAGCTGCGCCCTGTGCGAGGACCTGCTCTATCAACAGCAGAAGTACCGGGAGCTGGGGCCGCTGCTGGACCGGATCAAGGGCTACATGCTGCTGCAGCAGCAGGATCACTTTCACGCCGCCCAGCACTACGCGGTCTGCACCACGGAGCACGATGCCTGGTGGCCGCGCAAGGGGTTGATCCACGCTCTGCTGGGGCTGAACAAACTGGAAAGTGCGCGCAAGGATCTGGCCCGCAACCGGGAACGGCTGCCAGCCCCCCTGCAACTGGAACTGGCGCTGGCCTGTCTGCTGCACGAGCGGCAGTGGGAAGGAGCCTGGGACGTGCTCACCCTGCTGCTGCAAAAGCAGGCCTGGCAACCGGAGTGGCGCCAGGCGGCCATTCTGCTGGCGCTGCTGCTCAAGGACGAGGGCAAGGCGCTGGAGCAGGCCAACGCCCTCAGCCTGCGCTTCTTCGGCGATCACAAATTCCGGGTGTCCATCGATAACTTCATCCTCAATGCCAGCCTGGCGGTGCTCTGGCACTACCCGAGCGCCGCCCGGATCAGTGCCTTGCAGCAGGAGTATCGCTACCTCAGCCAGGCGGTGACCCTGCGGGCCCACGAGGAGGCCCTGCTCAAGGCGCTGATGCTGAGCCTGGACTACCGCTTCGACGAGGCCCTGGTACTGCTCGCCAAGCACCCACCGGAGAGCGCACGGGATCACCACCTCAACCAGCTGCTCGGCTTTGCCGTCAGCCAGTTCTGCGGCCTGCCCCACCACGCCCAGCGCTACCTGAGCCAGCTCAGCCAGTATCAGGCCAGGGTCGCCCCGGCCCCGCTGGTGCAGCAGCTGTTCAAGCAGGTCATCGGCGATTTCATGAAACAGCTGGAGCGGCGCGAGCTGCGGCTGACCTACCTGCGCCAGGAGCGGCAGCGGGCCAGCGCGGCGGGCCAGCACCAGCTGGCCGTGCAGTATGCGCTGACCCTGCAGGAGGAGTTCCCCGCCCTGCCCGGCGATGCCTGGCAACTGCTGGAGCTGCTGCAACTGTGCTGGCCGGCCGGCATGGCCGCCCCCAGGGTGGCCCTGCTGGTGGATCGGCTGGAGCGACGCCTCAACCACAGCGCCTCCTTCATGGAGCACCACGCCGAGGAGTACCACAAGACCCTGCTGCAGATCCGCTCCCACCTCAATCCCCGCCTACCTACCACGCCCCCCAACTAG
- a CDS encoding sodium-dependent transporter: protein MSQVQWSSRIGHVLAAAGSAIGLGAIWKFPYVTATNGGGAFLLMFLLFSFTLGVAVLVGETLLGSRSQRGVLGAFHKLVGPNWRWMGYMGILCGFFIYSFYSVVGGWTVGYAALAVSGQLNLSEGAALTALFNGYVSHPWWPVLTHLVFAGLTWWFVQGGLQKGVERALRWMMPALFVMMMLLVVTGLSMPGAMAGVRQFLLPDFSMLTGQGVLDALGLAFFSLSIGLGVHTTYGAYLPSSEGVLRSGVWVVTLASLISVLAGLMIFPVLASTGIDPTAGPGLTFMTMPAVFNHLPFGQGLAVVFFLLLLVAALSSSISMLEHLVRFTTEEWGWSRRGACRVLTLLIMASGIPVSLSFGPWSELTLFGKTIFDLLDYLTSNLMMPLFGLVLTLLLGWRLGESVLPDGLSPLLRGCLLWCWRLVAPLLIAGILVRGLL from the coding sequence ATGAGCCAGGTTCAGTGGTCTTCCCGTATCGGTCATGTGCTGGCAGCCGCCGGTTCGGCGATCGGCCTTGGCGCCATCTGGAAGTTTCCCTATGTGACGGCCACCAACGGCGGCGGTGCCTTCCTGCTGATGTTTCTGCTGTTCAGCTTCACCCTGGGGGTGGCCGTGCTGGTGGGTGAGACCCTGCTCGGCAGTCGCAGCCAGCGCGGGGTGCTCGGTGCCTTCCACAAGCTGGTGGGGCCGAACTGGCGCTGGATGGGGTATATGGGGATCCTGTGTGGCTTCTTCATCTACAGCTTCTACAGCGTGGTGGGCGGCTGGACCGTGGGTTACGCGGCGCTGGCGGTGAGCGGGCAGCTCAACCTGAGCGAGGGCGCGGCGCTGACCGCCTTGTTCAACGGCTATGTCAGCCACCCCTGGTGGCCGGTGTTGACCCATCTGGTGTTTGCCGGGCTCACCTGGTGGTTCGTGCAGGGGGGCCTGCAGAAGGGGGTGGAGCGGGCGCTGCGCTGGATGATGCCAGCCCTATTCGTGATGATGATGCTGCTGGTGGTGACTGGCCTCTCCATGCCCGGCGCCATGGCCGGGGTGCGCCAGTTCCTGCTGCCGGACTTTTCCATGCTGACCGGCCAGGGCGTGCTGGACGCGCTGGGACTGGCCTTCTTCTCCCTCTCCATCGGGCTTGGCGTGCACACCACTTATGGCGCCTATCTGCCCAGCAGCGAGGGCGTGCTGCGCTCCGGCGTCTGGGTCGTGACGCTGGCGAGCCTTATCTCGGTGCTGGCGGGGTTGATGATCTTCCCGGTGCTGGCCTCTACCGGTATTGACCCGACTGCCGGGCCAGGGCTCACCTTTATGACCATGCCGGCGGTGTTCAACCATCTGCCGTTCGGCCAGGGGCTGGCGGTGGTGTTCTTCCTGCTGCTCTTGGTGGCGGCGCTCTCCTCCTCCATCTCCATGCTGGAGCACCTGGTGCGCTTCACCACCGAGGAGTGGGGCTGGTCGCGGCGCGGTGCCTGCCGGGTGCTGACCCTGCTGATCATGGCGTCCGGCATTCCGGTCAGCCTGTCGTTCGGGCCCTGGAGCGAGCTGACCCTGTTCGGCAAGACCATCTTCGATCTGCTGGACTACCTCACCTCCAACCTGATGATGCCGCTGTTCGGCCTGGTGCTGACCCTGCTGCTGGGCTGGCGACTGGGTGAGTCCGTGCTGCCTGATGGCCTGTCGCCGCTGCTGCGTGGCTGCCTGCTCTGGTGCTGGCGGCTGGTGGCGCCGCTGCTGATCGCCGGCATCCTGGTGCGCGGGCTGCTGTAA
- a CDS encoding substrate-binding periplasmic protein: protein MKWLLPWLLLPGLAQATQPPLTLLSHELPPFTHTSDGKLGGLAVQLVQEAQQEMGVDYPIKIYPLKRALALTRVEPGFALFVILRTPQREPQFKWVGPLFLNRVVIYQTRGSQPLTDLAQLRQLARVGVLLGNADDELLTREGYTNLVRCQTIEDAIERLMLGKIDAFPMGEQIMPAILAKMKFSPRSVVNSGLLLQENWLYIVFSKSEDDAVIARWQAAIDKVRDRHQQAQQPIRQP, encoded by the coding sequence ATGAAATGGCTGCTGCCCTGGCTACTGTTGCCCGGACTGGCGCAGGCCACGCAACCCCCGCTGACCCTGCTCAGCCACGAGCTGCCCCCCTTTACCCACACCAGCGACGGCAAGCTCGGCGGGCTGGCGGTGCAACTGGTGCAGGAGGCCCAGCAGGAGATGGGGGTCGACTACCCCATCAAGATCTATCCCTTGAAGCGGGCGCTGGCGCTGACCCGGGTCGAGCCCGGCTTCGCCCTGTTCGTCATTCTGCGCACGCCCCAGCGGGAGCCCCAGTTCAAGTGGGTAGGGCCGCTGTTTCTGAACCGGGTGGTGATCTACCAGACCAGGGGCAGCCAGCCACTGACCGATCTGGCTCAGCTGCGCCAGCTGGCGCGGGTCGGCGTGCTGCTCGGCAATGCCGATGACGAGCTGCTCACCCGCGAGGGCTACACCAACCTGGTGCGCTGCCAGACCATAGAAGACGCCATCGAACGACTGATGCTCGGCAAGATAGACGCCTTCCCCATGGGGGAGCAGATCATGCCGGCCATCCTGGCCAAGATGAAGTTCTCCCCCCGCAGCGTGGTGAACTCCGGGCTGCTGCTGCAGGAGAACTGGCTCTACATCGTCTTCTCGAAGAGCGAGGATGACGCCGTGATCGCCCGCTGGCAGGCGGCCATCGACAAGGTCAGAGACCGGCACCAGCAGGCGCAGCAGCCCATCCGCCAACCCTGA
- a CDS encoding sodium-dependent transporter: MKQSQWSSRLGYILAAAGSAVGLGAIWKFPYVTAANGGGAFLLVFLLFSFTLGVAVLMGETLLGSLSRRGVVGAFGALMGKRWRWVGAMGLLSSLLIYSFYSVVGGWTLGYTGMALAGSLQHGDGAALTARFNDYVGDPLWPVLTHLLFAGLTWWFVQGGVQKGVERTLRWMMPALFIMILMLVAFGLTLPNAMAGVRHFLMPDFSKLGMSGVLDAMGLAFFSLSIGLGIHTTYGAYLPSSDGVGRSSLWVVLLASLIAVLAGLMIFPVLAATGIDPASGPGLTFMTMPAVFQQLPFGQGLAVVFFALLVVAALSSAISLLEHLQCFVSESLGWSRRAACGLITALVMAGGIPVSLSFGPWAQVTLFGKNIFELLDFVTSNLMMPMFGLALTLLLGWKLGRQALPAGLALHWRTLVMGCWRWLAPLLIGGILVRGLV; the protein is encoded by the coding sequence ATGAAGCAGTCCCAATGGTCATCCCGGCTCGGTTATATCCTGGCCGCCGCCGGTTCCGCAGTCGGTCTCGGCGCTATCTGGAAGTTCCCCTATGTGACGGCCGCCAACGGCGGCGGCGCCTTCCTGCTGGTGTTTCTGCTGTTCAGCTTCACCCTGGGGGTGGCGGTGCTGATGGGGGAGACCTTGCTCGGCAGCCTGAGCCGGCGCGGGGTGGTGGGAGCCTTCGGTGCACTGATGGGCAAGCGCTGGCGCTGGGTCGGCGCCATGGGGCTGCTCAGCAGCCTGCTCATCTACAGCTTCTACAGCGTGGTGGGCGGCTGGACCCTGGGCTACACCGGCATGGCACTGGCGGGCAGTCTGCAGCACGGCGACGGCGCGGCCCTCACCGCCCGCTTCAACGACTATGTGGGGGATCCGCTCTGGCCGGTGCTGACCCACCTGCTGTTTGCCGGGCTCACCTGGTGGTTCGTGCAGGGGGGCGTGCAGAAGGGGGTGGAGCGCACCCTGCGCTGGATGATGCCGGCCCTGTTCATCATGATCCTGATGCTGGTGGCCTTCGGCCTTACCTTGCCCAACGCCATGGCCGGGGTACGCCACTTCCTGATGCCGGATTTCAGCAAGCTCGGCATGTCCGGCGTGCTCGACGCCATGGGACTGGCATTCTTCTCCCTCTCCATCGGCCTGGGCATTCACACCACCTATGGCGCCTACCTGCCCTCCAGTGACGGGGTCGGCCGCTCCAGCCTCTGGGTAGTGCTGCTGGCAAGCCTCATCGCCGTGCTGGCGGGCTTGATGATCTTCCCGGTGCTGGCGGCGACCGGCATCGATCCCGCCTCCGGTCCGGGGCTCACCTTCATGACCATGCCGGCGGTGTTCCAGCAGTTGCCGTTCGGCCAGGGGCTGGCGGTGGTGTTCTTCGCCTTGCTGGTGGTGGCGGCGCTGTCATCGGCCATCTCGCTGCTGGAACACCTGCAGTGTTTCGTCAGCGAGAGCCTGGGCTGGTCACGGCGGGCCGCCTGCGGCCTCATCACCGCGCTGGTGATGGCAGGGGGGATTCCGGTCAGCCTGTCGTTCGGGCCCTGGGCGCAGGTGACCCTGTTTGGCAAGAACATCTTCGAGCTGCTCGATTTCGTCACCTCCAACCTGATGATGCCCATGTTCGGCTTGGCGCTCACCCTGCTGCTGGGTTGGAAACTGGGTCGTCAGGCGCTGCCCGCCGGGCTGGCGCTGCACTGGCGTACCCTGGTGATGGGTTGCTGGCGCTGGCTGGCGCCGCTGCTGATCGGCGGCATCCTGGTGCGCGGGCTGGTGTAA
- a CDS encoding isopenicillin N synthase family dioxygenase: MKVLTVDYRSPDAAQRFTESLRTTGFGVLTNHPIPKELVQSIYDNWYRFFMSEQKQDFLFNRETQDGYFPPSVSEVAKGHSQKDIKEYFHLYPWGQMPAELKEQAMEYYRLANNLAAELLGWVEQYTPSDIAAHYSCPLSSMIEESQKTLLRVLHYPPFDGTEEPGAIRAAAHEDINLLTILPAANEPGLQVKGSDGEWMDVPCDFGTLIINIGDMLQEASHGYYPSTTHRVINPTGGSAAKSRISLPLFLHPRPDVVLSERHTAHSYLMERLRELGVI, translated from the coding sequence ATGAAAGTCCTGACCGTCGATTACCGCTCGCCCGATGCGGCGCAGCGCTTCACCGAATCCCTGCGGACCACCGGCTTCGGGGTACTGACCAATCACCCCATCCCGAAAGAGCTGGTGCAGTCCATCTATGACAACTGGTATCGCTTCTTCATGAGCGAGCAGAAGCAGGACTTCCTGTTCAATCGCGAGACCCAGGACGGCTACTTCCCGCCGTCGGTGTCCGAGGTGGCCAAGGGCCACAGTCAGAAGGACATCAAGGAGTATTTCCACCTCTACCCCTGGGGCCAGATGCCGGCCGAGCTGAAAGAGCAGGCGATGGAGTACTACCGCCTTGCCAACAACCTGGCGGCCGAGCTGCTGGGTTGGGTCGAGCAGTACACCCCGAGCGACATCGCCGCCCACTACAGCTGCCCGCTCTCCTCCATGATCGAAGAGAGCCAGAAGACCCTGCTGCGGGTGCTGCACTACCCGCCGTTCGACGGCACCGAGGAGCCGGGTGCCATCCGCGCCGCCGCCCATGAAGACATCAACCTGCTGACCATACTGCCCGCCGCCAACGAGCCGGGCCTGCAGGTGAAGGGTTCCGACGGTGAGTGGATGGACGTGCCGTGCGATTTTGGCACCCTCATCATCAACATCGGTGACATGCTGCAGGAAGCCTCCCACGGCTATTACCCCTCCACCACCCACCGCGTCATCAACCCGACCGGCGGCAGCGCCGCTAAGTCCCGCATCTCCCTGCCGCTGTTCCTCCACCCGCGCCCGGACGTAGTGCTCTCCGAGCGTCACACCGCCCACAGCTACCTGATGGAGCGGCTGCGGGAGCTGGGGGTGATCTAG
- a CDS encoding DUF2799 domain-containing protein — MSPKILLLTLPFLLAGCSSLSEEECRTMSWYNLGYQDGEQGKTRAATRDYVSTCGEYGLKVDEAEWKRGYAKGLELYCIPELAYSKGKSGAEYQGVCPNDASFLTQYDRGRQEYLVEKQLSDLKSDMERTERDIETLERQIRNENDSKQRDYYRAQRERAIRHYEGLRRDYNRIRFPDRVIQFSFGN, encoded by the coding sequence ATGTCCCCCAAGATCCTGTTGCTGACCCTGCCTTTCCTGCTCGCCGGTTGCAGCTCGCTGTCGGAAGAAGAGTGCCGCACCATGAGCTGGTACAACCTGGGTTATCAGGACGGCGAGCAGGGCAAGACCCGGGCCGCCACCCGTGACTACGTCTCGACCTGCGGCGAATACGGCCTCAAGGTGGACGAAGCGGAGTGGAAGCGGGGTTATGCCAAGGGGCTGGAGCTCTACTGCATTCCGGAACTCGCCTACAGCAAGGGCAAGTCCGGCGCCGAGTATCAGGGCGTCTGTCCCAACGATGCCAGCTTCCTGACCCAGTACGATCGCGGCCGCCAGGAGTACCTGGTGGAGAAACAGCTCAGCGACCTCAAGAGCGACATGGAGCGGACCGAGCGCGACATCGAGACGCTGGAGCGCCAGATCCGCAACGAGAACGACAGCAAGCAGCGCGACTACTACCGTGCCCAGCGCGAGCGCGCCATCCGTCACTACGAGGGGCTGCGCCGTGACTACAACCGGATCCGCTTCCCGGATCGGGTGATCCAGTTCTCCTTCGGGAACTGA
- a CDS encoding Cof-type HAD-IIB family hydrolase translates to MSRFQAIALDMDGTLLTRDHKISSATRAALAQARAHGIKVLLVTGRHFMTARPFHHELALDTPIICSNGAYLYDPVQEQIQVGDPLAVAPLSRLLAEVQAHQMGALFHLDEGIGYLGCEEHVTRMRRWSASQPDHLKISLLPAEDLASWLSRPVWKLELFNQDPALLHHFMAEVVEQLPFTRDWAAPYAVELVQPGCSKGNRLAQWAASEGITMENVVAFGDNNNDISMFEQVGLAVAMGNAASQIQALADRVTADHNEDGIALALQRWVLPA, encoded by the coding sequence ATGAGTCGTTTTCAGGCCATTGCGTTGGATATGGACGGTACCCTGCTGACCCGGGATCACAAGATCTCGTCCGCCACTCGGGCCGCGCTGGCCCAGGCGCGGGCCCACGGCATCAAGGTGCTGCTGGTGACGGGGCGCCACTTCATGACGGCCCGTCCTTTCCATCACGAGCTGGCCCTCGACACCCCCATCATCTGCAGCAACGGCGCCTACCTCTATGATCCGGTGCAGGAGCAGATCCAGGTCGGGGATCCGCTGGCGGTGGCCCCCCTCAGCCGGCTGCTGGCGGAGGTGCAAGCGCACCAGATGGGGGCGCTGTTCCATCTCGACGAGGGGATCGGCTACCTCGGCTGCGAGGAGCATGTGACCCGGATGCGCCGCTGGTCGGCGAGCCAGCCGGATCATCTCAAGATCTCCCTGCTGCCGGCGGAGGATCTGGCGAGCTGGCTCAGCCGGCCGGTCTGGAAGCTGGAGCTGTTCAACCAGGATCCCGCCCTGCTCCATCACTTCATGGCAGAGGTGGTCGAACAGTTGCCCTTTACCCGCGACTGGGCGGCGCCCTATGCGGTGGAGCTGGTGCAACCCGGTTGCAGCAAGGGCAACCGGCTGGCCCAGTGGGCGGCGAGCGAGGGGATCACGATGGAGAACGTGGTGGCGTTTGGCGACAACAACAACGACATCAGCATGTTCGAGCAGGTGGGGCTGGCGGTGGCCATGGGCAACGCGGCATCACAGATCCAGGCGCTGGCGGATCGGGTCACCGCCGATCACAACGAAGACGGCATCGCGCTGGCGCTGCAGCGCTGGGTTCTGCCCGCCTAA
- a CDS encoding MFS transporter, with the protein MEGIKGQASLWVLVMTVTLAVAGFSLPSPVLAPLLLDPAQGMLTPAASDWSRKVWLGVIMGLYPLFQLVGAPWLGKLSDRHGRKPVLTLCLVGVLVGYALMALGIAWRSLPLLLLSRVVEGFFNGDIAIVQAMAADMSTAKTKARSFAWINIGMNLGWVVGPMIGGYAAVVSGDYSLAAWLAVAMTLVNLLLVLWLLPNRPAAARSEQPAPALSSRQLLLQPALLPYFVLTLLSYGAVQLYFTYFNVWLVERLAWDPVQLAQAAVLVSVPMILGSWLGSRLARHWRGSSLGVVGHLVMAAGMLMFVLPGHWWGLALTFIPTGIGMSLGELATSVAVSNRSHAEQQGQAMGLYRGLAVGSEILAVVVGSLVLLAGTEWPFYLAALCSLLCAIGFYGLRRAADRRQRLDVQVEAG; encoded by the coding sequence ATGGAAGGGATCAAGGGGCAGGCCAGCCTGTGGGTATTGGTGATGACGGTGACGCTGGCGGTGGCGGGCTTCAGCCTGCCGTCTCCGGTGCTGGCGCCGTTGTTGCTGGATCCGGCCCAGGGCATGCTGACGCCGGCAGCGTCGGACTGGAGCCGCAAGGTGTGGCTGGGGGTCATCATGGGGCTCTATCCACTGTTTCAACTGGTAGGGGCCCCCTGGCTCGGCAAGCTTTCCGATCGCCATGGCCGCAAGCCGGTGCTGACCCTCTGTCTGGTGGGCGTGCTGGTGGGCTACGCCCTGATGGCGCTGGGGATCGCCTGGCGTTCCTTGCCGCTGCTGTTGCTGAGCCGGGTGGTGGAGGGCTTCTTCAACGGTGACATCGCCATCGTGCAGGCCATGGCGGCCGACATGAGCACCGCTAAAACCAAGGCGCGCAGTTTCGCCTGGATCAACATCGGCATGAACCTGGGCTGGGTGGTGGGCCCCATGATCGGCGGTTATGCCGCCGTGGTGTCCGGCGATTACAGCCTGGCGGCCTGGCTGGCGGTGGCCATGACCCTGGTCAACCTGCTGCTGGTGCTCTGGCTGCTGCCCAATCGGCCGGCAGCGGCCCGCAGTGAGCAGCCGGCACCGGCCCTATCTTCCCGCCAGTTGCTGCTGCAACCGGCGCTGCTGCCCTACTTCGTGCTGACCCTGCTTAGCTACGGCGCGGTGCAGCTCTACTTCACCTATTTCAACGTCTGGCTGGTGGAGCGGCTGGCCTGGGATCCGGTGCAGCTGGCGCAGGCCGCCGTGCTGGTGAGCGTGCCCATGATCCTGGGATCCTGGCTGGGCTCACGCCTGGCTCGTCATTGGCGTGGCAGCAGTCTGGGGGTGGTCGGCCATCTGGTGATGGCGGCGGGCATGCTGATGTTCGTGCTGCCCGGCCACTGGTGGGGGCTGGCACTCACCTTTATCCCCACCGGCATCGGCATGAGCCTGGGAGAGCTGGCGACCTCGGTGGCGGTCTCCAACCGCAGCCATGCCGAGCAGCAGGGGCAGGCGATGGGGCTCTATCGCGGGCTGGCGGTGGGCAGCGAGATCCTGGCGGTGGTGGTCGGCAGTCTGGTGCTGTTGGCGGGCACCGAGTGGCCCTTCTATCTGGCGGCGCTGTGCAGCCTGCTCTGTGCCATCGGCTTCTATGGCCTGCGCCGGGCGGCGGATCGGCGGCAGCGGCTAGACGTTCAGGTGGAAGCCGGTTGA